One window of the Candidatus Ancaeobacter aquaticus genome contains the following:
- a CDS encoding UvrB/UvrC motif-containing protein, whose product MLCESCEKNEATIHYAEVIDGALKKMNICEECAKKKGIGFTSSFSFVDLLGGLSDVSAVEEKEDQITCSQCELSYGEFKKKGRLGCAQCYETFKKGLEPLLEAIHKSSYHVGKVPKGIESSISNIAKLRKLKDDLKTAITSENYEKAAKIRDDIKHHEKLKTKKKTTK is encoded by the coding sequence ATGCTCTGTGAATCCTGCGAAAAAAATGAAGCGACAATTCATTATGCTGAAGTTATTGATGGCGCTCTCAAAAAAATGAACATTTGCGAGGAATGCGCGAAGAAAAAAGGTATTGGATTTACTTCGAGCTTCTCATTTGTTGATTTGCTCGGCGGGTTGAGTGATGTTTCTGCGGTAGAAGAAAAAGAAGATCAAATAACGTGTTCTCAGTGTGAATTGTCTTATGGAGAGTTTAAGAAGAAGGGGAGACTGGGATGCGCTCAGTGTTATGAGACATTCAAGAAAGGGCTCGAGCCACTTTTAGAAGCGATTCATAAGAGCTCGTATCATGTGGGAAAAGTCCCGAAGGGGATTGAATCATCGATTAGTAATATTGCAAAGCTAAGGAAATTGAAAGATGATTTAAAAACGGCTATTACAAGTGAGAACTACGAAAAAGCGGCAAAAATTCGTGATGACATAAAGCACCATGAAAAACTTAAAACAAAGAAAAAAACCACAAAATAA
- the ilvE gene encoding branched-chain-amino-acid transaminase: MRVNINGKIYSKDDACISVYDSGFLYGDGVFEGICFSNKKIFKLTEHIVRLYESAQTILLTIPKKQQELIEEVKKTVRESTLADGYIRLIVTRGKGNLGLNPFVCKNPQIIIIVDQLALYPDSLYEKGLTLITSASPRNFAEALSPRVKHMNYLNNIMAQADAVNAGADEALLLNTAGYVSECSGDNIFIVKDNVLYTPNTSSGILKGITRDLVIELAQKNGLDMHEVLMSRHDIYNADECFLTGTAAKVVPAVKLDWRIIGTGKPGPITKRFIEQFNALVKTAGEPV; this comes from the coding sequence ATGAGAGTAAATATAAATGGAAAAATATATTCTAAGGATGATGCGTGTATCTCTGTGTATGACAGTGGTTTTCTTTACGGTGATGGCGTGTTTGAGGGGATCTGTTTTTCTAATAAGAAAATCTTTAAATTAACCGAGCATATAGTGCGTCTGTATGAATCAGCTCAAACAATTTTACTTACCATTCCAAAAAAGCAGCAAGAGTTGATCGAAGAGGTAAAGAAAACTGTTCGGGAAAGCACGCTGGCGGATGGATATATAAGGCTCATTGTTACCAGAGGGAAGGGTAACCTCGGGTTGAATCCTTTTGTATGTAAAAATCCGCAGATTATCATCATTGTTGATCAGTTAGCGTTATATCCGGACAGCTTGTATGAGAAGGGGCTTACGCTTATTACTTCAGCATCACCGCGCAATTTTGCTGAAGCACTCAGTCCTCGGGTAAAACATATGAACTACCTAAATAATATTATGGCTCAGGCTGATGCGGTGAACGCAGGTGCGGATGAAGCGTTGCTTTTAAATACAGCTGGATATGTTTCTGAGTGTAGTGGTGATAATATTTTTATTGTTAAAGATAACGTGCTCTACACTCCGAATACTTCATCAGGGATTTTGAAAGGAATTACGAGAGATCTTGTTATTGAGCTTGCCCAAAAGAACGGGTTAGACATGCATGAAGTACTTATGTCTCGCCATGATATATATAATGCCGATGAATGTTTCTTGACCGGTACAGCGGCAAAAGTTGTTCCTGCGGTGAAACTCGATTGGAGGATCATAGGAACAGGTAAACCTGGCCCTATTACGAAAAGATTCATCGAACAGTTTAACGCGCTTGTTAAAACTGCCGGTGAACCCGTATAA